In Oryza sativa Japonica Group chromosome 3, ASM3414082v1, one DNA window encodes the following:
- the LOC107280495 gene encoding uncharacterized protein has product MSSESEDGSSDEEYDCDLLAMQLFETVTSNISSTRRMAESYHSLYMNKAAPRTSRLSGMGWVQETLATPGECYRMLRMNGNTFLALHDLLVDKYKLAPTVHMHTMEALAIFLYILGDGSSNQRAQNCFKHSGETISRKIEEVLFAVVELGRDIVRPKDPNFSNVHERIRKDRRMWPHFKDCIGAVDGTHILAVVPDDDKIRYIGRSKSTTQNVMAICDHDMRFTYASIGQPGSMHDTTVLFNALRTDIDIFPHPPQGKYYLVDAGYPNRPGYLAPYKGQRYHVPEFRRGSAPSGVKEKFNFLHCSVRTIIERCFGVWKMKWRVLLKMPSFPLWKQKMVVAATMALHNFIRDHNAPDRHFHRFERNPDYVPTIPSRFRRYVISQDASDTSTEGQSDVSMDAFRDDLAGRIAG; this is encoded by the exons ATGTCAAGTGAGAGTGAAGATGGTTCATCAGATGAAGAATATGATTGTGATTTGCTTGCCATGCAATTGTTTGAAACTGTGACAAGCAATATTTCTTCAACTCGAAGAATGGCAGAGAGTTATCACTCTCTCTACATGAATAAGGCTGCGCCTAGGACATCAAGACTTAGTGGAATGGGATGGGTGCAAGAAACTTTGGCCACACCAGGTGAATGCTATAGGATGCTTCGCATGAATGGCAACACCTTTCTTGCATTACATGATCTTTTGGTTGATAAATATAAGTTGGCACCTACTGTGCACATGCATACAATGGAGGCACTTGCAATTTTTTTGTACATTCTAGGTGATGGTTCATCAAACCAAAGGGCACAAAACTGTTTCAAGCATTCTGGTGAGACAATATCAAGAAAAATTGAAGAAGTATTGTTTGCTGTTGTGGAGTTGGGACGTGATATTGTTCGTCCAAAGGATCCAAACTTTTCTAATGTCCATGAGAGAATTAGGAAGGATCGTCGTATGTGGCCACACTTCAAAGATTGTATTGGGGCGGTTGATGGTACTCATATCCTTGCAGTTGTTCCAGATGATGATAAGATTAGATATATTGGTAGATCAAAATCAACCACTCAGAATGTGATGGCTATTTGTGACCATGATATGAGATTTACCTATGCATCTATTGGACAACCTGGCTCGATGCATGACACAACCGTGCTATTTAATGCATTGAGAACCGATATAGATATCTTTCCCCATCCTCCCCAAG GAAAATATTATCTTGTCGATGCCGGCTATCCAAATCGTCCTGGGTACTTGGCACCATATAAGGGACAAAGGTACCATGTCCCGGAATTTCGAAGAGGTTCAGCACCAAGTGGAGTGAAGGAAAAATTCAATTTCTTACACTGTAGCGTGCGCACTATAATTGAGAGATGCTTTGGTGTATGGAAGATGAAGTGGCGAGTTCTCCTCAAAATGCCTAGCTTCCCATTGTGGAAACAAAAAATGGTTGTGGCGGCAACAATGGCATTGCATAATTTTATTCGTGACCATAATGCTCCGGATAGGCATTTTCATAGGTTTGAAAGGAATCCGGATTATGTGCCTACCATTCCATCTAGATTTAGGAGATATGTCATTTCTCAAGATGCATCGGATACATCTACCGAGGGTCAAAGTGATGTATCCATGGATGCATTTCGTGATGACCTAGCCGGCCGTATCGCAGGATGA
- the LOC4333694 gene encoding plastidial pyruvate kinase 1, chloroplastic encodes MATSAAAAASTLPYLVAAASSSAAARRRGAHRIRASSAAAEVEGAMDVVSEAELREKGFMGLRKTKLVCTVGPACVGALPALARGGMGVARVNLCHGGRGWHRAVMREVRRLNEEEGFCVSLMVDTEGSQLLVADHGGAASVKAEDGSEWLFTSKRTDESHPFTMHVNFDKFSEDILVGDELVIDGGMATFEVIEKVGNDLRCKCTDPGLLLPRAKLSFWRNGKLVERNFGLPTLSAKDWADIEFGIAEGVDCIALSFVKDANDIKYLKTYLSRKSLEHIKIFAKVESLESLKNLKDIIEASDGVMVARGDLGVQIPLEQIPAIQEAIVDLCRRLNKPVIVASQLLESMVEYPTPTRAEVADVSEAVRQYADAVMLSAESAIGAYPQKALAVLRAASERMESWSREENMQKLLPQHQLAIALPDRISEQICTSAAEMANNLAVDAIFVYTKYGHMASLLSRNRPNPPIFAFTDNANSRKSMNLYWGVIPLQLPLSNNMEDNFNQTIKLMKSKGSVKSGDTVLVVADSDLNRPRAATSVFQSIQVRIVD; translated from the exons ATGgcaacctccgccgccgccgccgcgagcaccTTGCcttacctcgtcgccgccgcctcctcctccgcggcggcgcgccgccgcggggccCACCGGATccgggcgtcgtcggcggcggcggaggtggagggggcGATGGACGTGGTGTCGGAGGCGGAGCTGCGGGAGAAGGGGTTCATGGGGCTCCGGAAGACGAAGCTGGTGTGCACGGTGGGGCCCGCGTGCGTGGGGGCTTTGCCGGCGCTGGCGCGCGGCGGGATGGGCGTGGCGCGGGTCAACCTGTGCCACGGGGGCCGCGGCTGGCACCGCGCCGTGATGCGCGAGGTGCGGAGGCTCAACGAGGAGGAAGGCTTCTGCGTCTCCCTCATGGTCGACACCGAGGGGTCCCagctcctcgtcgccgaccacggcggcgccgcctccgtcaagGCCGAG GATGGCTCTGAATGGCTATTTACAAGTAAAAGAACCGATGAATCTCATCCATTCACAATGCATGTTAACTTTGATAAGTTTTCTGAAG ACATTCTAGTTGGTGATGAGCTTGTAATTGATGGAGGAATGGCAACATTTGAAGTTATTGAGAAGGTCGGAAATGATTTGCGCTGTAAGTGCACAGACCCAGGTTTGCTTCTTCCTCGAGCCAAACTGTCATTCTGGAGGAATGGAAAATTAGTTGAAAGGAACTTTGGGCTTCCTACATTGTCAGCAAAG GATTGGGCTGACATTGAATTTGGGATAGCTGAAGGAGTTGATTGCATCGCTCTTTCATTTGTAAAAGATGCTAATGACATCAAGTATCTCAAGACTTACCTCTCCAGAAAATCATTAGA ACACATCAAAATATTCGCGAAGGTTGAGAGTCTTGAATCACTCAAGAACCTTAAAGACATCATAGAGGCATCTGATGGAGTTATGGTAGCACGTGGTGATCTTGGAGTTCAGATTCCTTTAGAACAAATCCCAGCCATCCAAGAGGCAATTGTTGATCTTTGTCGACGGTTGAACAAGCCAGTGATAGTTGCCTCTCAGCTTCTTGAATCAATGGTTGAGTATCCAACACCAACTCGTGCAGAg GTAGCAGACGTTTCTGAAGCAGTACGGCAATATGCTGATGCCGTAATGTTATCGGCAGAGTCAGCTATAGGTGCATATCCCCAGAAAGCTCTAGCAGTCCTCCGTGCTGCTAGTGAGAGGATGGAATCATGGAGCCGTGAGGAAAACATGCAGAAACTTCTTCCACAACATCAGCTTGCAATAGCTTTGCCTGATAGGATCTCAGAGCAAATTTGCACCAGTGCTGCAGAAATgg CAAACAACCTTGCGGTGGATGCCATCTTTGTTTACACAAAGTATGGTCACATGGCGTCGCTTCTTTCGCGCAACCGGCCCAACCCTCCCATTTTTGCTTTCACTGATAATGCCAACTCAAGAAAGAGCATGAACCTCTACTGGGGAGTAATTCCACTTCAGCTACCACTGTCAAATAACATGGAAGATAACTTCAATCAAACCATCAAGCTTATGAAGTCGAAGGGTTCAGTGAAATCTGGAGACACAGTCTTGGTCGTCGCCGACTCTGATCTGAACCGACCCCGTGCTGCTACCTCAGTTTTCCAATCCATTCAAGTTCGAATAGTGGACTAG
- the LOC4333695 gene encoding uncharacterized protein has translation MAAATARSPSPGPGARPGCAVRRSADSSPAASPCDLAALRSSVVCRNASPRASWCAEKENSGQRDAAARAAAAPKPARPAAGAAKNFMAPTISAASKASPRKKVLGERNEQQQLYPVASSPVKPMASEAGAPRRLRLSFDGAPNTAPPAASTPVTAAAGSRHSFGGEEERRVENPPCKNHHHATAFDDAASAEADQGAAPYDPRTNYLSPRPRFLHYKPNPRIDLYRQGSSGGVRRLEDGFASESSEETVTTTTTTSSEEEVVLVDEEQQAHLSSELGDGAAVPAADACALPLEPASGSPRARVLTPEPATRSPRARVQTPEPEPTASSERARRPRKRSSLRFLVAPLALVVFMAAALICVPPPPVDSPVMPLTALSKVSDFLSVQELHPVELAAWLKQWSSSSLNLVTSYWESLVWAQEQEFFGPHFAANLSAATASAHEGVDLYCNFVETRPVLMEDIGASAFEQDSKIQEAVSASDSELISEISDVEQEDITDKGDVIDDGFLAEELNVEMPEEDAEMSQEVSGSNGEEMASFSQDLEPSQPAGEAEPLENIETSTSSLKQDVQTDDSEGDRAADGEESPEADHGMKSELGMWPSYLDKISKPAAAGAALAAVIVPAALAFLLMSKKQDQAVANAAAEAPADQAEPVVEKTLSGSGSSEGHLRVKGSQLQTPPVADETERFGGGSGASMYSSSLSSGYGRRKSAKEDESLSLDPVSRRDSAAQPTSSYGSFTTYEKIPAKKRNKDDEAVTTPVRRSSRLRNQVKSPEA, from the exons AtggctgcggcgacggcgaggtctcCGTCCCCCGGCCCCGGCGCGAGGCCGGGCTGCGCCGTTAGGAGGAGCGCCGACTCcagccccgccgcctccccctgcG ATTTGGCGGCGCTGAGGAGCTCCGTGGTGTGCAGGAACGCGTCGCCGCGGGCGTCGTGGTGCGCGGAGAAGGAGAACAGCGGGcagcgcgacgcggcggcgagggcggcggcggcgcccaagCCCGCTCGCcccgcggccggcgccgcgaAGAACTTCATGGCGCCGACCATCTCCGCGGCGTCCAAGGCCTCGCCAAGGAAGAAGGTGCTCGGGGAGCGcaacgagcagcagcagctctaCCCCGTGGCCTCGTCCCCCGTCAAGCCCATGGCGTCCGAGGCGGGCGCCCCGCGACGCCTCCGGCTCTCGTTCGATGGGGCGCCCAATACTGCCCCACCCGCCGCATCCACGCCGGTCACCGCGGCGGCCGGCTCCAGGCACTCGttcggcggggaggaggagcggagggTGGAGAATCCCCCGTGCAAGAACCACCACCACGCCACGGCCTTCGACGACGCTGCTTCCGCGGAGGCGGACCAGGGTGCGGCTCCGTACGATCCCAGGACGAACTACCTGTCGCCGAGGCCTCGGTTTCTGCACTACAAGCCCAACCCCCGCATCGATCTGTACCGGCAAGGCAGCAGCGGTGGCGTGAGGCGGCTCGAGGACGGGTTCGCCTCCGAGAGCAGCGAGGAAaccgtcaccaccaccaccaccaccagcagcgaggaggaggtggttcTTGTAGACGAAGAACAACAAGCGCATCTGTCGTCTGAGCTCGGAGATGGCGCCGCTGTTCCCGCGGCTGATGCTTGTGCCCTGCCGCTGGAGCCTGCGTCGGGTTCACCGCGGGCTCGCGTGCTGACGCCAGAGCCAGCGACGCGTTCCCCGCGCGCTCGTGTCCAGACACCGGAGCCGGAGCCTACGGCGAGCTCCGAGCGAGCTCGTCGTCCCAGGAAGAGGTCTTCCCTGAGGTTCCTGGTTGCTCCCCTTGCGCTGGTCGTGTTCATGGCTGCTGCTCTCATctgcgtgccgccgccgccggtggattCTCCGGTCATGCCGCTAACCGCCCTGTCGAAGGTGTCGGACTTTCTGTCAGTTCAAGAATTGCATCCTGTGGAGTTGGCTGCTTGGCTGAAGCAATGGTCAAGCAGTTCGTTGAATCTGGTCACATCCTACTGGGAATCCCTTGTTTGGGCGCAAGAGCAAGAGTTCTTTGGTCCGCACTTCGCAGCCAATTTGAGTGCTGCAACTGCAAGTGCGCACGAGGGTGTTGATCTCTACTGCAACTTTGTTGAAACAAGGCCAGTTCTAATGGAAGATATCGGTGCCAGTGCCTTTGAGCAGGATTCCAAGATCCAGGAGGCTGTTTCAGCAAGTGATTCTGAGTTGATTTCAGAGATCAGTGATGTGGAGCAAGAAGATATCACTGATAAGGGAGATGTGATCGATGATGGGTTCTTAGCAGAGGAGCTTAATGTTGAGATgccggaagaagacgctgagatgTCACAAGAAGTTTCAGGTAGCAATGGTGAAGAGATGGCATCCTTCAGTCAGGATCTGGAGCCCTCCCAACCTGCAGGAGAAGCTGAGCCACTAGAGAACATTGAAACTAGCACTTCTTCCTTGAAGCAGGATGTTCAGACTGATGATTCTGAGGGTGATCGTGCTGCCGACGGAGAGGAGAGCCCAGAGGCGGATCATGGAATGAAGTCAGAATTGGGGATGTGGCCAAGCTACCTGGACAAAATCTCAaagcctgctgctgctggcgcaGCTCTGGCTGCCGTCATTGTTCCAGCTGCACTGGCCTTCCTCCTCATGAGCAAGAAGCAAGATCAGGCTGTCGCAAATGCTGCCGCTGAGGCACCAGCTGATCAAGCTGAACCGGTTGTCGAGAAGACCCTATCTGGTTCGGGGAGCAGCGAGGGTCATCTTCGTGTGAAGGGTTCACAGCTTCAGACTCCTCCTGTGGCAGATGAAACCGAGAgattcggcggcggctccggcgcttCGATGTATAGCAGCAGCTTGTCTTCTGGCTATGGCAGGAGGAAGAGTGCCAAGGAGGACGAGAGCCTGAGCCTTGATCCAGTGTCCAGGAGGGATTCTGCCGCGCAACCCACATCGTCCTATGGTAGTTTCACCACCTACGAGAAGATCCCTGCCAAGAAG AGAAACAAGGATGATGAGGCGGTGACCACCCCAGTCCGGCGTTCCAGCAGGTTGAGGAATCAGGTTAAATCACCGGAGGCGTAA
- the LOC107278124 gene encoding EPIDERMAL PATTERNING FACTOR-like protein 2: MAGHLLLLLLLALLLASSVLAKAAAGFTEEKGVAGIRGVIGSRPPSCEGRCRSCGHCEAVQVPITPQQLQKKRGQGDDRRRKKKQLLGHGDRAAAAGGRAMPDSYDDHSNYKPLSWRCKCGGMILNP, translated from the exons ATGGCGGGCCAtctgctcctgctcctcctgctcgctctcctcctcgcctcctccgtccTTGCCAAAGCTGCCGCCGGCTTCACCGAG GAGAAGGGCGTTGCTGGGATCAGAGGCGTGATAGGGTCGAGGCCGCCGAGCTGCGAGGGGAGGTGCAGGTCGTGTGGCCACTGCGAGGCGGTGCAGGTGCCCATAACCCCACAGCAGCTGCAGAAGAAGAGAGGCCAAGGCGacgacaggaggaggaagaagaagcagctgCTCGGCCATGGCGACAgagctgctgctgccggtggGAGGGCAATGCCTGATTCCTACGACGACCACTCCAACTACAAGCCGTTGAGCTGGAGGTGCAAGTGTGGGGGAATGATCCTGAACCCATGA
- the LOC4333696 gene encoding uncharacterized protein: MEVDDDVEEDDMDFNPFLREGSPSETSSSLTSEAECEETSFDDQRSSEVYPHGNFVNEHTGDCALPQSALLSEDTCKETNPESTSSQVPCENGDGCLNGLEQEALPSEVACSPSLKDSHNLLLEGSEEDAICRRTRARYSLANKSLEELETFLQESDDDGDLQNVDEEEEYRKFLAAVLSGGDDGTQACQGDENQDEDENDADFELEIEEALESDGDENAENYEDTNIMKEKDGRRRQTRKNRPCTELSGAANEHYGSTKSSLRPILPYISPELLASGQPYGWQYPSQSTFIPSSLMPVNGAALANGFSDQQLGRLHMLIYEHVQLLIQTFSLCVLDPSKQQLATDVKKMIVELVGCCDRALASRSTIHRQFCFEPQHLRSSFGFSSSETLQYQWMPLIKSPVMSILDVSPLHLALGYLKDVSDAVVKYRKSHVDGTADKNRFKKEPLFPTTVFNTCKDANKVSQGRSNSVSSSPDTSGKSQQKKTLAATLVENTKKESVALVPSDIARLAERFFPLFNSSLFPHKPPPTAMANRVLFTDAEDGLLALGLLEYNNDWGAIQKRFLPCKSKHQIFVRQKNRSSSKAPDNPIKDVRRMKTSPLTNEEQQRIQEGLKAFKNDWALVWRFVVPHRDPSLLPRQWRSATGVQKSYNKSEAEKEKRRSYEAKRRKLKASMPNSQAVHGQEADNNGSEGAENDDDDLYVNEAFLADTENRSINYQPYQLSLPRNAGNGMMMQSGSSLCEESGVAGDSAEQQKGNSTNFDVTASYFPFSSCTSDGLSSKRKVQGGSLDQPQASQFSKEKGSCVVKLAPDLPPVNLPPSVRVISQVAFHQNATQLNGTSDNAAKDLFPVPPPTFSESVYRQLNLFPDHSTNVRLHQSGISNGNTTEDGAEQDFQMHPLLFQYPREVLSSYNHPVQNLINHSRDLFPFEKVQTEKSNNQTTDCIETRTPVNANTIDFHPLLQRTEVDMHGEVPGDDCNRPYNQSECNMREAPADDQSTARKKSTGPCEKENNIDLDIHLCSSRDYMNGNDTGGTSSKLNDRAEVSRKDKASVSELEDGNVCSHHGIEEPNEESMQGIVMEQEELSDSEEDSQHVEFEREEMDDSDEDQVQGVDPLLAQNKEVSTSVGCGEYEGSNNQSQNQQRLVQVGGKQGAATQKPQRLSNARPAREKLKGDNAKRPGSRTTQRSSTSPTTEPSQTKTRRPKAQQVQIGAERKSSDSRRSRKKPAPS, encoded by the exons ATGGAAGTTGATGATGATGTGGAGGAGGATGACATGGATTTCAACCCTTTTCTCAGAGAAGGTTCTCCATCTGAGACCTCATCGAGCCTTACCTCAGAGGCAGAATGCGAGGAGACTAGTTTTGATGATCAAAGAAGTAGTGAGGTATATCCTCATGGTAATTTTGTCAATGAACACACGGGTGACTGTGCACTCCCACAAAGTGCATTGCTTTCTGAAGATACCTGCAAAGAAACTAATCCAGAAAGCACTTCATCCCAGGTTCCTTGTGAGAATGGGGATGGTTGCTTGAATGGATTGGAACAAGAGGCCTTACCAAGTGAAGTTGCTTGCTCTCCTTCATTAAAGGATTCTCATAACCTCTTGCTTGAAGGTAGTGAGGAAGATGCGATCTGCCGGCGGACTCGAGCAAGATACTCTCTAGCGAATAAATCACTAGAGGAGTTAGAGACCTTTCTCCAAGAATCAGATGATGATGGTGACCTGCAGAATGTTGATGAGGAAGAGGAATATCGTAAGTTTCTTGCAGCTGTCCTATCTGGTGGAGATGATGGCACACAGGCATGTCAGGGAGATGAAAACCAAGATGAAGATGAGAATGATGCTGATTTTGAGCTCGAAATTGAGGAGGCCCTAGAAAGCGATGGTGATGAAAATGCCGAGAACTATGAAGACACAAATATTATGAAAGAGAAAGACGGCCGTAGGCGTCAGACCAGGAAAAATAGACCGTGCACAGAGTTGTCAGGAGCAGCCAATGAACATTATGGATCGACCAAATCTTCTTTACGACCAATTCTGCCATATATCTCGCCTGAACTGCTTGCTTCTGGCCAACCTTATGGGTGGCAGTATCCTTCACAGAGTACCTTCATCCCTTCGTCATTGATGCCAGTAAATGGTGCTGCTTTAGCAAATGGATTTAGTGACCAGCAGCTTGGTCGACTGCATATGTTGATATACGAGCATGTTCAGCTCCTGATTCAAACCTTCTCTTTATGTGTTCTTGACCCATCTAAACAACAACTAGCTACTGATGTTAAAAAGATGATAGTTGAGTTGGTTGGCTGTTGTGATCGAGCACTGGCCAGTAGAAGCACTATTCACCGGCAATTCTGTTTTGAACCACAGCATCTACGCTCTTCATTTGGTTTTTCTTCTTCTGAGACCTTACAATACCAATGGATGCCATTAATTAAGAGTCCTGTCATGTCCATCCTGGATGTCTCACCACTTCATTTGGCCCTTGGTTATTTAAAGGATGTTTCAGACG CTGTTGTGAAGTATAGGAAAAGCCATGTAGATGGCACTGCTGACAAAAATCGCTTTAAGAAAGAGCCTCTTTTTCCTACAACAGTATTTAACACTTGTAAAGATGCCAACAAAGTTTCTCAAGGCAGATCAAATAGTGTGTCCTCATCACCAGATACATCTGGGAAGTCACAGCAGAAGAAAACATTAGCTGCTACCCTTGTTGAGAATACAAAAAAGGAGTCTGTTGCCCTTGTTCCATCTGATATTGCAAGATTAGCAGAGAGATTCTTCCCACTTTTCAATTCTTCACTATTTCCTCATAAGCCACCTCCTACAGCTATGGCCAATAGAGTGCTCTTCACTGATGCGGAGGATGG ATTATTAGCTCTTGGACTTTTGGAATACAATAACGACTGGGGAGCAATACAAAAACGATTTCTTCCATGTAAATCGAAGCATCAG ATATTTGTGAGACAAAAGAACCGCAGCTCCTCCAAAGCTCCTGACAATCCAATTAAG GACGTTCGCCGTATGAAGACCTCTCCATTGACAAATGAAGAACAACAGCGTATCCAGGAG GGACTCAAGGCATTCAAAAATGATTGGGCATTGGTTTGGAGGTTCGTTGTGCCACATAGAGATCCTTCACTGCTCCCACGCCAATGGAGGTCTGCCACTGGCGTCCAGAAATCCTACAATAAAAGTGAAgccgaaaaagaaaaaaggcgaTCATATGAGGCTAAGAGGAGAAAACTTAAAGCTTCAATGCCTAATTCACAAGCGGTTCATGGGCAGgag GCTGACAACAATGGCTCCGAGGGTGCTgaaaatgatgatgatgatttgtATGTCAATGAAGCATTTTTGGCAGACACAGAGAATAGGAGCATAAACTATCAGCCTTATCAGCTGTCATTACCAAGAAATGCTGGAAATGGCATGATGATGCAGTCAGGCAGCAGCCTCTGTGAAGAATCTGGTGTTGCAGGTGActctgctgaacagcagaaagGAAACAGCACAAATTTTGATGTGACAGCTTCATATTTCCCTTTTAGTTCTTGCACTTCTGATGGCCTTTCATCTAAGCGAAAGGTACAAGGTGGCTCTTTGGACCAACCGCAGGCTTCGCAATTTTCAAAAGAGAAAGGTAGCTGTGTGGTCAAGTTAGCCCCAGATTTGCCTCCTGTAAACCTTCCTCCTTCTGTCCGTGTGATATCTCAGGTGGCATTCCATCAGAATGCAACACAACTCAATGGCACCTCAGATAATGCGGCAAAGGATCTTTTTCCTGTACCACCTCCAACCTTTTCAGAAAGTGTTTATAGACAACTAAATCTGTTCCCTGATCATAGTACTAATGTTAGATTACATCAGAGTGGGATTTCTAATGGAAATACGACAGAAGATGGTGCTGAGCAAGATTTTCAGATGCATCCTTTGCTTTTTCAGTACCCAAGAGAGGTGCTTTCATCATATAATCATCCGGTTCAAAACCTTATCAATCATTCAAGGGATCTTTTCCCCTTTGAGAAAGTCCAAACCGAGAAAAGTAACAATCAGACTACAGATTGCATTGAGACGAGAACTCCTGTAAATGCTAATACTATTGATTTCCATCCTCTCCTGCAAAGAACTGAAGTTGATATGCATGGTGAAGTACCAGGAGATGACTGCAATCGCCCTTATAATCAATCTGAGTGTAACATGAGGGAAGCCCCAGCAGATGATCAGTCAACAGCTAGGAAAAAATCCACAGGCCCTTGTGAGAAGGAAAATAATATTGACTTGGATATTCATTTATGTTCTTCAAGGGACTACATGAATGGAAATGATACCGGAGGTACCAGTAGCAAATTGAATGATAGGGCAGAGGTGTCTAGGAAGGACAAAGCTAGTGTTTCAGAGCTGGAGGATGGAAATGTTTGTTCCCATCATGGCATTGAAGAGCCTAATGAAGAATCAATGCAAGGCATTGTAATGGAACAAGAAGAATTAAGTGATTCAGAGGAAGATAGCCAGCATGTCGAATTTGAACGTGAGGAAATGGATGATTCTGATGAGGACCAAGTTCAAGGTGTCGACCCCTTGCTGGCTCAAAATAAG GAGGTTTCAACATCAGTTGGTTGTGGGGAGTATGAAGGCAGTAATAATCAGAGCCAGAACCAACAAAGGTTAGTACAGGTGGGTGGTAAACAGGGTGCAGCAACGCAGAAACCACAGAGGCTTTCTAATGCCAGACCAGCAAGAGAGAAGCTGAAGGGGGATAATGCGAAACGTCCAGGATCTAGAACAACCCAACGATCATCCACGTCCCCTACAACTGAACCTAGCCAAACGAAAACTAGAAGGCCTAAAGCTCAGCAGGTACAGATTGGTGCTGAGCGCAAGTCCAGTGATTCAAGAAGAAGCAGAAAAAAACCTGCTCCAAGTTAA